The DNA sequence CGCTCCGGCGCGGGGGCTCACCCTGGTCGGCGTGGACTATCCGCCCGACGATGAACTGGCGGCCCGCATCGCGGTGACCCGCGATCTGCGTACGCTCTGATCAGAGCTTCCCGGCCACGAAGCTGGCAGCCTGGTCGACCAACCCGGAATCGATGTAGGCCGCCTGCAGGTGGGAATTCCAGTTGCCCGCCCAGCTTTCCGGATCCATGTTGTCGTTACAGATCGGATCGTCGGGGGTGCACAGATCGATGGTCTTGTCCCCCCACAGCGGACTGTTGTCGGACACCGGGCCGAACACCTTACGAGTGCCGTTGCCGAACAGGGCGACTGCCGCGACGTGGCCGTCCATGCCCAGCGGGAGCGGGTTGTTGTAACCGAACACCGGCGACGGCGCGGCGAGCACCAGATCGGTAACGGCCGCTCCCAGCGAGTACCCGCCCAGAACCAGGCGGGTGTTCGGGCAGTTCTTGGCCATGTACTGGATGTGCTTGCTCATATCATTGGCGCCCACGTCGACCTGATAGTCGGCGGGATAGTTCACCGCGTAGAAGCCGACGTTCTTGGATGTCTTGGAGCGCAGCGCATCCACGAAGGCCTGGCCGACCTTGCCGGTCCCCGGCGGTTCGACGCGCCCGCGGGCGAACACCACCTCGACCTCGGGGCATGGTGCTGCACTGGCCTTCGGGGCCGATACCGGTGAATCCGACGGTGACACCGCCG is a window from the Mycolicibacterium anyangense genome containing:
- a CDS encoding cutinase family protein; the protein is MAGMQTKRLLSSLTAVMSAAAVMLLAPAVSPSDSPVSAPKASAAPCPEVEVVFARGRVEPPGTGKVGQAFVDALRSKTSKNVGFYAVNYPADYQVDVGANDMSKHIQYMAKNCPNTRLVLGGYSLGAAVTDLVLAAPSPVFGYNNPLPLGMDGHVAAVALFGNGTRKVFGPVSDNSPLWGDKTIDLCTPDDPICNDNMDPESWAGNWNSHLQAAYIDSGLVDQAASFVAGKL